DNA sequence from the Acipenser ruthenus chromosome 8, fAciRut3.2 maternal haplotype, whole genome shotgun sequence genome:
gggaggctgtgtggtccagtggttaaagaaaagggcttgtaaccaggaggtccccggttcaaatcccacctcagccactgactcattgtgtgaccctgagcaagtcacttaacctccttgtgctccgtctttcaggttagacgtaattgtaagtgactctgcagctgatgcatagttcacacaccctagtctctgtaagtcgccttggataaaggcgtcttctaaataaacaaataataatctacTTTGCCTCACAGGGGCCAGTCTTGTACCAACTCCTTCTGAACCGACCCACCCcaacaaatacacacaatacaaagtACATATTCCTCttcatattattatatataataaaatatatctatAAAGAAACATATACAGTGGCTCTTAAAAGTactcacccccttggacttttccacattttattgtgttacaacatggaatcaaaatggatttaattaggagtttttgccactgatcaacacaaaaaaagtccataatgtcaaagtgaaaaataaaatctacaaattgttctaaattaattacaaatacaacacagaaaataattgattgcataagtattcacccccaagtattcaatatttggtagaggcacctttggcagcaattacagtgatcagagttccctggacgggctggcctgacagttctttcccagggttcaagggaagtcagccagctaggaagggaaacgatgtggtagccgcagattggagaggcggttgcactcgtttaccaagggctcatgtgtgacggcataaaaggggatggagaatcgcaatctgttccttcacatTGATTTGAAATACTAAGAACCGAGAAGAACTGTGAGAGACCCTTGAACTAAAAAGTGTATCGTgggtgttgtgttttgtttgtttgtaattgttttgtcTTGTACATTACTAGACAGCTATTTCAGctagttccggagctgtcgccaagtgCCAGCACTAACCCGGAAAAGCACTCCAACATTGTCataaatataaacttgtatcacccaccacgagtactactgcacgcacccaggactggtaaccgtgtctgtattattgcggggcggatattgtttattatttgtgtttcctgtgttatttaccctgtgcagtacacattggtgtgtattgccaggggattattgtttggtcgccagacctggaatataaataaaaagcactttccaaaccggattacaaggCTCTATCTGTTTCATtaacgcactgcatcactcctgcacctgtttccactcagccactATGCCACAAGTtgtcaatacttttgtcatgaacagatATTTGAAATTGCAGTGCTTTTGTTTGCTTATAAATGATTGTTTAACctccagaaattgtgtatttgggtctttgtcatattaattggtGGCTAATGATCACTAAAttcttatatttaacatgttttcttgaatgatattatattaagtgtagggtgccaatacttttgtttgCGACTGTACCTGTCATGTCTTACATTATTCCTATAACACAGGCTTCTTTCAAAGCTGCGTATTGGAGATCTACatagcaaatgaaagtgcacaaaaGTTAAGATTTATGGAATAATTGTATTTGCTGCACAGCCACTTTGGCTAAAATTAAGTATTTCCAGTACCTGTTCCTTTTTCATTTCCAGATAACACATGGTTTCTATGTTTCCATCTCTATTGGAttaccattttttattttctgttcattcaTTTTTGAGAATGTACacctatggccaaaggttttgcatcaccctataaaattaacacattttgctttaaaaagtcTAATggaatctgctgaataatgttacgttaacatattgaattacatactgcgttttagttttacatttacataagaaaaactgacaaacattgcaaatgtgacattttgaaatctaacatgaaatactgtactagtgttATGTCTTCCGTTAGGCTTAtgcaatatcattgtgtagtttctttgattacatcatgttaaataaaatatctaaattatgttcatatagttttttttttttttaattattatttttcaattctaaaattctaggagaTTCAAAActtatggccatagctgtaggtgcaGTGGAACCTGGGAAGCTTCATTTCATACCTGTTTTGAGTACATTCTACATTTTCTGAGGAACTGTATCATAATCTTGGTAATCTTTAATTCCTGTAGGCGTTTAAAAAGTGAACGTGCTTTCACCTAGAATACACTTATCAAGCAGTTACAAATGAATTACCAGTGAAACCAGAATCTGTTTGGGGTTTCGTTTTACCAGAGAACTTTAATTTTTCTAATTTAAAGTACCTAACAGACACAAAAATAGGTAATAGGAAGAAGtgagtgtataaaaaaaaacttaaacaagaAGAGCAATGTTATGTAAGGTTTTAACCAGCCCACATCCTGTTCTTTGAACTGCAAAGGAATTAGTACAAATATTCCCTTTGGTTTCCTTTTACTTGACCTTTTCTATAGAagttactgtttaaataaatgacaGGAGGCAAAAAAGAATGTTTTCAACCTGTAAATTGTGTATGCTCGTGTCTGACACCTCTACTTAACTGTTGTTATGAGTACACAACCCACCCTGAAATGTGTTGCTCAGTTGCCTAAAAAACAACTATGCCAAGAAACTTCAAGAAACTAAATCAAGATAATTGTTTTGGCTGATGCTTTCTGCATAGTTTTACCGTTACCATGACTGCTTAGCGAATGATGACTTGCTCCAGTTAGTTTGCAACATTAATTTCGGCAGACCATTTCATTTGGAAATTAACTGGTATTCAGCCATTTAGGCCCACTCGAACCAAGTGGTAGAGAACCCATATAATGATAATTGGATATCCATATGCCTTAGTGaattatgtgaaaaaaaaagaaattatcaCTTTTTCCCTGAACCCAATTTGTTTTGCCATTCCATTTGTATTTCACATTACTTTTAGGATTTTACATTAGCATGCTTTCTAAACCTTTTCTGTTTTCAACAGTCTTGCATACTTTAGCAGTCGAGATCTTAATCTGTGGCTGTGATCCATCACATTGAGTACTCTGTAATATCAAATAAATTTAgtttacaaaaactaaaaatctGACAAAATAATAGCACAGGACTGGAGAAAGGAAAATGTTTAATCAGCCTACACCATCTGCCCGGGACCCTGCATCTGAAAAAGCTTCATGAACGTACTTGTAATTGCAGTTATGTCCTCCAACTCCAAGAttggtattcattttaaacaatgacattaaataaaaaatacaggcagAGTAAGGGgaaactttttttgttaaactatcagACCTATTAATATTCCCTTTCACCTCTAAATCAAAAAGAGCCATACTGTGGAGCTTATTGAGCCATATGTGGATCCCTCCGTTGGATTGTCCTGCTGTCTAGGTTTACATTATTGCTGATATGAAGGAAATAGCAGATGTAGTGTGGCATGCAGTGTGGGATGATTAAACTGGCCCAGGATCTCACCTTCTGGTCTAGCAGGAGCCACCTTCAACTGAGGTCCAATCTCCGACAGTCAGAGTTCATCCAAGGCTGGGCAATGGAGGACCATCGACCCCCCAAAAGAgagatacagttgcaaaggaggaAAGACTTGCAGAACATTTAGTGAAAGGTGGGCTTGGTCTATATAGTATTAGTAGCTAATAGGTTTAGAGTAGCAGGTTGAGCCTCACACCTAGAATTACGACAAGCCTCCAATTACTTTTTATCACCACTACTGTGTGTAATACAAGTGTATATGCAATgcctaaagaaaaacacattagaaTAGACTAAAgttgtcaaagaaaaaaaaaacacagaagcaaAATGTTTCTGTAACATCATTTATGTACACATATGGCTTCGTACAGTGACTGCAAAGATTGTTCTTGTCAATTTATAGTACAATATCACCAGGCACTTGCATGGAGAGAAGTATCCAAGTACTGCATTTTTCAGTCACCGTTAGTGAAGCAGTGAAGGTGTTGAGATGTCTGGTTTGTGCAAGACAGCCCAGAATATTACAACAAGTAATATTTACACAGCAATTGCAGCCATATTGCTGGTCTGCGGAGCATCCGGCAAAGGAAGGGCCTctcattttttcagttttttttttttttttttttttataaaccacattgcaaaagtttttttttttttttttttcacagattgcAAATCACATCATAGAAActctatttaaattatttatataagtTAAGAAATGTAACAGTTTTATAATAACGGTCAATATAAGTAACGTTTCAATCCGTGAATAGTattgattaaaaaatgtatttaaagaagtgtttttttaatttatttattcattcatcttTATAAAAATTGGTCCAATGATAAACCCCTCCCTCTTTCTAGGGATGCCCAGCTGACTTCTCAgcctttttaaaacattaagcatatatatatattttcttataaaCGTCAGCTAAATATAAGAATAACAGTGTCAGTTTACCAAAATGCAGAGCATTTAAATCATTATATCTATTAACTAAATATACTTCATTTCTCATATAGCTATCTGAAACAATACATCTGTTACTTAAAATATCTCAACAGCTCTATAATACAATATACTTCTTTAATAAGtacaaaccaaaaacaataataaaagtaCAAGACTGCATAGGTAAGATCATTTGCACATTCTCATACGAAAGCATCTTAAAACATTCAGTTTTATTAATGTAGGAAAAATGACCCATTTTTAAATGTTGGTGCTGAATCTTTTTTTGTTGCAGAAATAACTGTtaagtggattttatttttaattgcactagcacagtacagtatattccaCTTGCTTGGAGTAAACGTTTAACAGattagtttaaaacaattaaactgtCACAAAAAGTCATCAGCCCGTGATAACTATTCAACCACAGAATTGTATTGCTATTTTAAGTTTCTTCGCCAGTAAATGCTTCAGATTTCCTTGTGGCGCCACATGAATGCACTGGATTGAGAACAAATTATTTTtgctaaccaaaaaaaaaaacaacatggcacCATTTGCGTTTATATCCTCATAGTTAATTAAAGAGTCAGGGATGGATATGTTCACTAAGATTACAGCTACACAAATTTGTAATCACAAAATGTCCTTTACTTTTGATAGTTATGAATAAATGTTACTGAGTTTTCTTAATTTGCTTATTctcttcatatacagtatattatacataTAAACATTATGCGTTCTTAAGTAATATAAAATGCACTATACAAGCTTCTATGAGGGGTTACTTAACACTTTTTGGTACTTAACCATGCTTGAATGAAGCTCTTTGAAAACACATGACGCAACTTTAGGTCAGTCTGCAAACTCGATATAAGAACACCTTGCAAAAACATAGGGCCTCGAATTTTATGGTGCTATATGAGCTGTAGAAGCAACTAGACATATCATTTTTGTAGATATAGTTGTTAAccccttttttctttaaaactttCTAAATAAAATCATTACAAAGACAAGCTTGTAGAAATTGCTGAGAATGCTAGAAGATGGATTACTAAAGAGGTTATTTGAACATGAAATGCAAAATGCAATGCAGTTGTACAgctttaaaacatacatttatgcTATTGAGTATAATTTTAGataactcgttttttttttttcttttgaatttatttacaaaaaaacacaaaaagctaTTGAACGGCCTGACTAAGTAGCACCTGAAATGTGCAAACCAAgtcctcacccccccccccccaaaataaaacataataaagccAGTAAAATCCAGTTAAAACAACCAAAATAATATTGCTGTGCTGATTCTGTAAACttgctgtacatatatatatatatatatatatatatatatatatatatatatatatatatatatatatatatatagaaaaacaaCCTTCTGTTATAGTACACCTCAATGAATTTCAAGAAAGTGGATTTAGTTTCAAAACTGGACTGGGGAGTCAGCAAATCCCCATGTACTTAGGACTCGTTGGTGTTTTCCCAAGCCTAATTTATTGGCACCCCAAACCCAGATATAGATGTGatttttcaatgttattagcGATATAAGGTAGGCAATATGTTTGTGTATGTTGGTGTTGTATAAATAGACTAAGACATTTCTAAATTGCAGTTAATGATATTTCCAATGTTGATTCAAAGGGGGAGGGGGACGACAGGACGGGAcacattacagaaaaaaaactgtggtTGCAGCTGTTCACTGGTAAAAAATAAGttcataaaaacatattttatgttgTCATAGCTTAAATTGAGAATGCTAACTTTAATAGGCACATCAAGTGTACATATCGGCCATTTATAATGCTGAAAACAACATCATTTAAATAAACTCAGCTATAACATTGTGTAGTGAGTTTGGCACTTGGTTGCTATACAATTTCCAAAGGCAGAGGccttatctgaagcagcacatAACCTGCACATACTGGGCAAACATCCTGTACAGGAAAAAGTTCACTGCTGCCAAGtctgaacattttttatttattttttgccagaGAAGCAAGAGACTCTTTGGACTGCTTTTTCCTCATTCCTGATGTAGATCCAGTCTGAGGTGTTTTAGCAGGacctattgaaaaacaaaaaaaaacaatgagcaAGCaagtcagaaacaaacaaaagactcCAATCACTGAGATGAGAGCCAAGCAAGGCTTTTACATAACAGAAAAATGTAAGGGCTCCCTTTGCAAGTAAGTGCGCTAAAAAGGTTTTACTATACAGAATCAGACATGACAGGGGGCCTTTTGTCTCGCTGGTAAACTTTATTTCAGTTCCAAGTTATACAAAATATCTGTAACATTATAGTTACTCTGTTTAAACAACGTGAATGTCGATTTTCCGGCTGTACCGTACACATTtggattaatttttttaacttcaatgcattttgttttctttaccttTTACAGTCCCTTTAGCTCTTTATAATGGGTGTTGTCATTCTGTATGGCTCTTACTGCAATTACTCAAACATTGCGTTGttcttttcttactttttttctagttgcctgccatgaACATATAGAAGTAACAGCCATAACCATATAGTGAACAGGTGTTaaggataacattttttttaattgctggcaatacacagctgtgcactaggAGGCGCTGGCTctcacttctataaagacactttggctgggTAACCTATGACTGGCAGACAACTGGAACAGAAGAGCTTGCTCCTGAACTCAGATtaaattgcaaacaccataaagaAAATCTGTAATTTGAAGCCATCTTGTCAAagagcattttacaatagcaCTAAAAGACATCATTGAGAAAAAATGATTACTCATTGAAAGGATAGTAAAACCTACCGGTCAACAAATTAAGTTTCGTCTTTGTAAATTTACAGCCAGGCTACATCACAATTATGTGtgtaaaacaaacatatttcaaAAAAAGTGAGAACAACATATAGGCGACTGGTACATTTTTTCAGGATTTAAATATTCCCACTAGTTCTGGATAAAAACATACTGCAGAACAAAAATCTCTACAAGCTGGTAGTATTAACCCTAACCAATAACACCCATGTCCTGTTAGCAGCAGAAACATCAGCAGGAGATCATTACAATCTAGcccaaaaaaacatgtttcataaAAAATATTATGAAAACATACATTAGGCACTAATTAAAACAGTTCCATGACTTCATCCTTTATCCAACCATTCTCCAAGTCTACAATAACAAAAGTCACTAACTGAATCTTTATACAATGAAGGCAGAAGTTACAGATTTTGAtccaataaaatattttttaaagattatcCGTCAAATTAGATTGAAGAATGTGGTCATAAAATGTTAAGTAGCACTTTAAGAATCACTAACTCAAGTTAACCAACAGAATACAGTGTGACCCCATACAtacccatttaaaaaatataaactctCAGTAACAAATACAACACTGTATTCATGACTAAGGAGGTACCATTTCATAAAAAGCAGACTTTATTATTTCAAGCTAAAAGCGGGGATTATCTTGAGTTTATTTTACTGCTCAACAAATACTAAACTAAATATGAAATGATCTTCTACAGATGAAATATGGAAATTAAAAATGCAGCTGCACTTTTTAGGTCATAGTGATCTTTTTGTGgaagtatatactgtacacatttgCCTTTTCCCCCacagtgtttttgtgttattcAAGATTTTAAAATGCTTGGTATTTCTTTTATATTGTATAGTATTAACTTTTCTGCTAAATGTTGTCATGCGAGCTGCATACGGGTTTATATTCATAAAATAGCTTTCCTCTTCTACTATGACTTACCTGGCATAATTTATCCTGATACCCAGCTGTGGGTCGTTGTCTTTACACTATGTGAAAAACCTTGGTTGGGCACCATGGGGTCAAAGTTAAAGTCTAAAGAGTCTCCGTCCATCAAGGTGTCGTGAAGGACGGACTCCATGTCGCACTCAAGGCGCTCGATCGACATGCCATCCAAGTCACTAGGCAGCTTCTCCTGGTGTGCTGCGATCAGGCCCATCCTGCCGTAGCCATTGCTACTGTTGAGAACGTTGTAGGGGTGCATCATATTCATGTGCAGGGGCAGGTTGTGAGGCACTTGCATGGGAGTCTTTACCGTGGATAGGCGGCTCATCCCAACACTGTGAGCCATGGTCATGGGGTGTGATAAGGCACGGCCGTTCATGACAGACAACGGCTGGTTGTGCACCACATGTGGGTGAGTGCCGCCAGGGCTCATCATCTTGTTGTGGGGCTGCTGGGGAGCGTAGGAGGGCATTGCGGAGTTGGTAGGCATCATGACATTGGGGCCAGGCCCCCCTCTGCTGCTGGATTGGGACACCACAGCGTCTACTGAAGGCATAATGTCATTGTGAGGGTCCGAGTCGGACGTCAGTAGCTCTTTGAGGAGCCCAGTAGGGCAACCGTACTGGCCCATGGCAGCTCCATAGACCGGCTTGTTTTCTTGCAGTGATTGCATAGGCATGGGTGGCAGTGAATTCATGCCGCTCTGGCTATACAGGCATTTCCTGTAATCCTGGGGCTGTGCACCCAGGCTGGCAGTGTTGGGGGAGGAGTAAGAGGGATAGCCAGGGCTCGGCTGCATCATGGAGGAGGGAGAGGATTGGGTGGAACTGGACGACACTTGTGAGGATTTGGGAGAAAGGAGGTTCAGATTGTCCAGGAGGTCCTCCATGATGTTCTCTGGGTTGTGGTGGCTCATGGAACCGGCCATCTCCGAGAGGCTTGGCAGCGTGGAGGTCATCTTGCTGGAGGCGGTGGAGTAGACCAACGAGTGGACATCGGGGTCCCCTAAGTCATCCTGCTCGGGCATGAAGGGCGAGAGACGGCCGCTGAGTGTGCTGGCATTGGAGCTGGTGCGGGGTCTGAAAGTGGTCCAGGTGTCAAAGTCATCGTTGCTGTGGGAGTTGGGGCTCCCTGGCCACTTGGAGTACTGGGAGCCAGGGCTGTCGGCACCCCCATCCTGCCCAGCCTGGTGAGCCACCTTTTTCTTGGCTGCTCGCCCGCGGCTCTTGGCAAACTTGCTGTTGTTATCCATGGAGGCGGCCCTCCTCCGCGGAGACTTGCCACTCTTGCCCCCCTCTGGGTTTAGCATCCACCAGGAGCTCTTTCCAGTGCCCTCATTCTGGACCCGGATAAAGCGGCTGTGCAGAGACAGGTTGTGCCGGATGGAATTCTAGATAAAAGTAGAAGGAGAAGATTAAAAAACTGTGCTTgttattacatttctgtttttttacagtaagtgtctggaattcaaagtaatatttattttgaggAATTCCATAATTGTTCACATGAACAGATGAAAATGAcctgctatttttttattttacacagaagCAGTTGAGACACAGATCTACAAATGATGTTGATATTAATCTTGTATTCGTCGGCACTCCAATGTAtgtgtatggaaaaaaaaaatacaaacaaagctgagctgcaTAACAGAGTAGTAATCTTCTTTAACCATACCTCACTGTATGCTATCAGTCCATGGGTTTACTGTAGGAGCCTGAAGCACTCCTTAAGCTGCTAAATGGGAATGTGGTTTAGGGAGGTGTAAACATAGCCCAATGAGGACCTTCTCTGAAATTTGCTACGTTTCACTTTAACCGTGCTTAACCGatcattaaaaaataagaaacaataCATCTTCTAAATTAAAAAGTACACTAAAAAAGAAGTAAACACACAGTACCTTCCAAAAGTAAGTACTGCATTAATTTCCAGCAGTTTTCCACTCCTCCCAAAAGCTATTACTGTACATagaaatctattttattttaacagaaatgggGAATTTAAGGTCACTCATACACATACAGCTGAAGTACTGTCTACCAGCAATGCCAACAATAAAAGCCATTTCTCCCAAACAGGAAAAGGTCTGCAAGCTTGTTAAATGAATTCctgtttttcacacacacacaaacgacaAAACATTAAATGAAACAGTGATTTAGAAACCTGAAAACAAAACTGTCAAAAGGTAAAGCTTGTTAATAATGTAAAGTACAAACATGTTCACAACACACTGACTGATGAAAGCATATAGGTGATTAAACTTGGCAACAGCAGAGGAGGTGGTGTAGGGTTGGGGCTGTTGTATTAGTAATGCGGTTATCAGTTGTTTTGGGAGATGCTTTTTAATTTTCATCTGTAAGGCATACAGGGCTCATTCGACACAATGATGTTCCCTTAGTCATATTCATAAACACAGTTACTTTCCACTACAGTACTGCCAAGTAGTGCCAACAATAATAGTAGACTGTCTAGGCTTGCTGCGAGTACACAGAAATATGGGGTTGTAATGCTGGTTAGACTTCCCTAGTAAATACGTTTAAATGTTGCCTGCACTGTTTACTAACAACGCTGCATGATTTTTTAATGCAACCCCTTTCCCTCCAGAGATGCTGAGGAATGATCTTGGCAAACAATACCAAGCTTTCAGGACATAACAAGGGAGACAATGAACTTCCTGATTATTCCATTCCATTAGATTAGGCAGATGAACTCAAAAGGCTGGTTAAACAGTTGCCAGACCTGATAAGAGTCTTGGTCTTGTATTGCATGGCTAATGCTCCATCACTTAACACTGAAACTGCAAGCCAGACGAGCGATTACACAGTTACAGTAAAAGTATATGCTATGTGACACCGGCACCAATCCTACCACTGAAGCGTGCAATTAAGGATACACTCCTGTAATTTGTTACAATTGCGGAACCCGGTACTGTACAATATGTGTAgtgctaataaaaaaataaaaacaaaaactccaTACTGAAATGATGAACATAAACAGATTCTCTTTCTTTCATTTAGGGAACTATATTGTCCTAAAGGTTAAAATACAGTTTCCTACAGTATGCCTTAAACTGGAAGCTACCCTCATCATCGTGAAGTTGAACTTTTCATGTCTACGGCATACAAAGTTAACTTTGAAAAGTACAGAATCATGGAGGACCTCTATATTGAGTCTCTTTATTTCAGTTACTGTAGAACACCACATGCTGTGATATCCTGCTTTATTGAAGCATTGGGACAGGTGATTAACACACGGGGTACTGCAGCTGGGGCAGGACAATGAATAAACAGTGTTCATATAAAATtggatctattcaattgatctaaacagtagcaGATATAAATCCCACCTATGCTTACAGTATTTCATTGATATATGGTGTTGGCTATTCACTTCTAACTGTAAGTGTCTTCAGTGTATTTAGATTTTTCTCAGTCCTATTATAAATAACAGGTTTAACAACAGCAGTATTAGATATTGCACGGTTTAGCTCAATTGAATAAACCCAAATGTCTCCTAATAAATTTGTTGGTTAAAGTACTGGCTCAAGAAACATTATTTTGCATATTGTGTAACAAATTACAGTAACAGTAACCTTTTTGAACACTATAGGCCATCTGTTACCAAGTCACACAGAACAAGGACCGAGAATTTTGGGGATTATTGGTGTGTCAGTAGTTTGGCTTTTTGCCACGCCTGTAGTAAGCATATTTCATCACATGATTTTTTtggcatactgtacatttttctttAACTCTATTCTGGTTAATGAGTATCAAAtcaattatttacaataaatgcgtaaaaaataatacttgccaatatactgtaaaattaaaaaaagagacatgCTTTTCAATGGAATGGAAACATTTGAAGAGGTATTGTATGTtagttacaaaaatacatttgcttaattatacattAAGAACGGAACCAATGTTATTGCTTCCAGGCATGTATCGTTTAAAAGCAGGCAATGTTTTGTTACTTTGTAAACTGTGGCAGATGGATGGTAATTAAAGGTCTAGTGTCCGTAATACAggctataaaataatataaaaacagtaaAGGAGGTATTTTGGTCAAGttaaaattaatgtattttactaTTCCTTTAAAATATtgtcagtaaaacaaaaaaaacaccatgtaaaaaaaaaaaaaagtgaaagtagTAGCAAGAGCATGTCTGAGCAATATCGTTTCAATATGTTTCCATAGGAGTGTAAATCTGTGTCCCTACAGTCCATCTAAAACTGCCTTTgaggaaatgtaaacaaactagactgTAAACAGGCTGGACTTTGATTAGcttaatcttggactacccaatgttacCTTTGGTAAGGTACTGTAGTCCAGATCACTGTAataggggtctgtgaaaccaaccaatGCAATATTATATGTAAGTCTAAAAGTTGTCCATGATTGTACAGTGGGACCCAGCAGCTTTCAATAATATTGTTCATTTTAAGCAGGAATCTGAAGGTATTAGGACCTTCTCTTGCATATACTGTGCAAATCACTATAAAACCAAAGCCCTTCTGGTATCATTGCATAatctttcatttgtttaattacacaagagaaaaaaaactgaacaggaAAGATGCTCTGTTGGGGTTTCCAGAGACATCCCTAAGCTATAACACTGCTCCACCCTCTGATAATGTATGAGTAAAAAACTGAGGTGTGgttgtttttgttacaactgGGTCAACCATAAGTTACTATAATCCCGCTCACAATAACATTTCAATGAC
Encoded proteins:
- the LOC131737736 gene encoding forkhead box protein O1-A-like, yielding MAEAPQQQVVEIDPDFEPLSRPRSCTWPLPRPEFINPANSNTSSPAPSVKQEPGTNVDFISNLSLLEENEDFPEQKPLVLCNDFQCQENCIHQQQHQHPSQQLPHQQQVVPCSSALSPAGSSSSVAAQRKSSSSRRNAWGNLSYADLITKAIESSPEKRLTLSQVYDWMVKSVPYFKDKGDSNSSAGWKNSIRHNLSLHSRFIRVQNEGTGKSSWWMLNPEGGKSGKSPRRRAASMDNNSKFAKSRGRAAKKKVAHQAGQDGGADSPGSQYSKWPGSPNSHSNDDFDTWTTFRPRTSSNASTLSGRLSPFMPEQDDLGDPDVHSLVYSTASSKMTSTLPSLSEMAGSMSHHNPENIMEDLLDNLNLLSPKSSQVSSSSTQSSPSSMMQPSPGYPSYSSPNTASLGAQPQDYRKCLYSQSGMNSLPPMPMQSLQENKPVYGAAMGQYGCPTGLLKELLTSDSDPHNDIMPSVDAVVSQSSSRGGPGPNVMMPTNSAMPSYAPQQPHNKMMSPGGTHPHVVHNQPLSVMNGRALSHPMTMAHSVGMSRLSTVKTPMQVPHNLPLHMNMMHPYNVLNSSNGYGRMGLIAAHQEKLPSDLDGMSIERLECDMESVLHDTLMDGDSLDFNFDPMVPNQGFSHSVKTTTHSWVSG